Part of the Candidatus Brocadia sinica JPN1 genome, TCTCTTGAATATTTGCCAAAATTAAAAAAGGAGCCTGTCAATTGTGGAACCCGTGGGTATCTTCGACTCGATAAAGGTTCTTATGGATGAGGTTGAAACCCGATTCCAGAAAGAATTGCAACCAAGAACCAACTCATTAGCCGATCTCATTGTTCACATCAGTAGATATAAAGGGAAAAGATTGCGACCGGCCTTGGTACTATTGTCGGGTAAATGTGTCGGTGGCATAGTCCCCCAGCACATAGATCTTGCCGTAGTAGTGGAAATGGTACATACCGCGACGCTCGTTCACGACGATATTATCGATGAGGCCTCAATGAGGAGGCATGTTGAAAGTATTAATTCAAAATGGGGGAGGGAAATATCCATCCTGTTTGGGGATTACCTGTTTTCCAGGGGATTCACCATACTTTCCTCCCTTGATTCTCAAATCGCGACTCTTTTGCTTTCTCAGACGGTTAACATTATGTCAGAGGGTGAACTCATTCAACTTCAAAGACGTTATGATCTTGGATTGAGCGAAAACGATTATTTTGATATTATCGAGCGAAAAACGGCTTCTTTGTGTGCTGCCAGTTGCCGTTTAGGCGCTGCGTTTGCCGGAGCCAATCGCAAGGTATCAGACATGTTATCCAATTACGGCTTAAAAATCGGTATCGCGTTTCAGATTGTGGATGATTGCCTTGATGTGATGGGTACCGAAGAAGAAATTGGAAAATCATTAAACACGGATATACAGAAGGGGAAGCTCACGCTGCCTCTCATCCGGCTCGTTAATCAGCTTCCCAAAAACAAGCTTGAAACTGCGCGTGGGTTGATATTTCAGCACGATGCAAAAGATACGAAGAACGCTATTATTGAATTGTTGACAGAACATGATGCAGTAGAATATGCCTTTAATACTGCAAAAAATGTTGTAAAACAAGCGCAGGAAGAGATTGCTCCTCTTCCTGATTCTCAATACAAAACGACCCTCATAGAACTTGCGGATTATATCGTTACAAGAAGGACATAAAAATTCGGAGAATATGCATGATTAGTATGCCCGGTGGTTGGGAATGGATTATTATCGGCATCATTGTTTTTATTATATTTGGCAAAAAACTACCAAACACAATGAAAATAATGGGAAAAACTTTTGCAAATTTCAGACACGGTTTAAAAGGTGTTGAGGAAGAAGTAAAAGACGTTAAACAAATCAAGAACGATATCGATATTATTACCAAACTGAAAATAGGTTAAATCTGAGGTGCTTCCTTTATTTTTCAATATCCGCCAAGCTAAATTTCATACCATCCCCGGCAGCAATAATTTTTAATCCTGTTTCCTTTGATAGTCGTTCTGCAACCTTCCGTGGCTGTGCCTTGATCATCGTCATGCCAAAATGATTTAATATCGTTACTTTCGGTTTCAACGCCGTTACGACTTCCTTCACGTCTGCGATACTGAGATGATAAAGCCAGCTTTTGGTACCCTTATCCACGGTATACCGGACCACATTGATAATGAGAACATCTCCCTTGTAATGTTTCAATAACTCCGGAAAGTAACGGGTATCTACTATCAGGGAAATGGTATAGTGAGGGGTAAAAAAGTTTATACCATATGTTTCACTTGGATGATGGTGTTTCAGGGGAGTTTCGAAAGATACTGCATCCGAGAGACTATACCTTCCTCCTTCCTTAATAATTTCTATCTGCGAGATGTAGCTTCTCACATATTTAAATACCACCGGGTCCTCTGTTAATGCATCTTCAGGTGTGTAAAGTATGCCACGTTTTTTGAATCCACCCTCGGTCATTGCCTCAATCATTACATTTACATCGGCGGCGTGATCAAGATGCCTGTGGGTAAGAATGATAGCGTCCAATTTCATAGGGTCCATCTTTGGCCTGCTTGAAATACATCGCACCAAACAGCCGGGGCCAGGATCTACCAATACATTAAAACCTTGCAGGGAATACCACATCCCCCCCGAAGCGCGCAATTGCTTGGATACAACAATCCTCGCGCCAGCAGTACCGAGAAATTTTATAAAATCAGTTTCCGGAATATCCTTCATAAGGGAGATAATACCACGAATGTGTGAAGGGATCAATAATTTGCTTTTTCATTCCTCCTCTTTTTACTTTTCTTCCAGGCGTCTCGCCTTTTCCGCTAAAAATGCGGCATTGAGTTCTGCATTCTTCCATGCCTGCAATGCAATATCATAGCGAATTTTGGACGTTTCCAGTCTCGTCTTAAATATCATAACCCACTGCTCATTTACTGCCTTTTTCCACAGCAAAATCCTATCAATATTTTCCTGCAACTTCCCCAAAAGTTTATCGTTCTCAATACCTTCTTGCACTGATTTTAAATCTTTAGCAAGATTCTGCTCATCAACAAATATTTTATCTCTGATCTCCTTCAACCTGTTCGTAAAAAAGGAAACTACCGACTCCTTTTCTTTGATGCCGTCCTGTATTTCGGCAATGTAATTCTTTGCAATGTCAACCTCTTTATGAATGATAGGGGCAGTATCAGAAGGTGTCATCGAAATGTCTTCTTCCAACTGTGCTATTAATGTTAATAGCACAACCAGATCGGAATAAACTTTCGTTTGGTCATGAAGTACGGTAATCCGATCCTCATATGTCTCTATTTGTTCATTATTTATATCTATCTTTTCTTTCATTACGGTAATTTCTCTATCCAGTAATTCGAAAAATTTTGGGTTTACATTTCTGCTCTGATAATCTTTTTTATCTTGTTGGAGTCTGTCACGATAGATTTCCTTTGCCTTAGTATCTTGTTCTAAACTTCTGATAAAGGACTTTATTTCACGGATGGCATTACCAACACGTGCTTCTACTTCCTCTTCGTTTTTCCTCGCATGTTCAATGTCTTCAGCTTTTACTGTTATGACGGATTCATCAAGCTTTACTTTGCCGGTTTTTTCCTTTTCAGAGAGATGAGTAGGTGTTTTTACAGTTTGTGCATTTGCAGGAAAACACAGACCTGACCACAAAAAGTAAATACTCAGATAGTGGACTAACATAAAAATATTTCTTTTGATCTTTTTCTGCATCGATATCTTTATGAAAATCTATTTAAGCATATACGTTCCAAGAGAAAAATACGAAGTTAATGACACAATATCGGCAATTGCCAGTACCAGGGGGCACGAAGCGTGTGCCGGATTAATACCGATCTTTTTGAAGAAAATCGGCAGGCTGCATCCAAGGAAAGAGGCATTAACAAGGGTCAATAAAATTGTGAGAGACAAGGTGATGGAGAAGCTTTGATTACCAAGCCAAAAAAAGGATACTGCATAGAGCACTCCGCCACATAATAAACCTATTTTAGCCCCAACCAGCACCTCGTAAAGAACAAATCTTTTCAATTTAATGGTCTTTTCAATCTGAGAAAGGGTGACCGCGACGGCCTGAGTTCCAATACTTTCGGCAAGGCCCAATATGATCGTGATAAAGAAGGCTATGAAAATAAATTCATCTATTGTTTTGTCGAACAGTCTTGTGATAAAGGCACAGACAAGACCGCTTGAAATGTTAAAAAGGAGGTAGGGAAACCGCAAAAAGGTGCTTTTGATGACCGTGGGTTTTCTAAATTCCTCCAGCTGAATACCGATTATTTTGAGAAGATCATCACGCATCTTTTCGGCGCTCTGTTCAAAGGCCAATGTGTCTTCTATAAAATCATTTGCCCTTGCAATACCAACAAGCTTTCCTTGTCCATTGACAACGGGAAAGGCTACGAATTTATAAACCAAAAAATACTCCATTGCATCCTCTATAGAAAAATCGATGGTCAGCCGGATCGGGTTGTGTATCATGATGTCAGAAATTTTCAATTCTTTATAAGAGGTAATAAGTTTTCTTAAAGGCACAACACCAACCAATTTTCCTTCTTTGTCAGTGACATAACAGTAAAAGAAATTGCCGGACAGCGTGCTATTCCGAATTGATTCCAGGGCAGTGTGTGTCGTATCGTCAACCAAAACGGCAAATACCTCCGTACTATATTTGAATTTTGCCCTGTTTTTATTTGGTTTTTTAAGAAAAAGCATGGCTGGTTATTTCTTCTTAATCCGATCCCGGTAAACATTTAATATTCTGAAAAAACGGTGTCAAATTATTTACCCTTAATCTGTAAATACCGTGCAATGCCATTTCTTGTAATGAGGCCGACGGCTTTGTCATTTTCCATAACAATAATCCTTCCTTTGTCTTCTTTTATCATTAATTCGAGTGCCCTCATGACATCTGAATCGGGAGTTATTTCCCATTTTTTGCTATGGGGGACAAAAATATCCGATACCTTTACACCACTCCAATCTTTCCGGGGGATATCTTTGATCTCCTTAAGGGTTACAATGCCCAGAAATTTTCCGTCATCCATAACAGGGAATCCTCCATAACCATATCCGTATCTAAGAAAATATTTATCAACTGCCTCGTCAATGGTAAGCGAGGAATTAAGGGTTACAAGATCCCTTGCCATGACATCTTTGACTTTGATACCTGAGAGTACCTCATGAAGGGTTGCCTGTTGATAGCTTGACTGAGCAGCCATGTAAAGGAACCACCCCAGAAGCAGCAGCCACAGTCCTCCGGAAGAACCGGTAAAAACCAGAAACAGGCCAAAAAGAAGGAAAAACAGGGCGATCGTTTGCCCAAAGTTAGATGCCTTCTTAGTAGCATAAAAAAAATCTTTAGTCCTGCTCCATAGCGCTGCCCTGAGCACCCTTCCACCATCCATCGGAAAGCCCGGAATGAGGTTAAATACACCAAGTATGAGATTGATTCGCGCAAGATAAGAAAAAAGCGCGCTTGGTCCACCTGCTGTATTTATTGCAATCAGGAAAAAGATGCCCGACAGGAGAAAACTCGAAATCGGTCCTGCGATTGCAATCCTGAATTCCGCTTTTGGATCTGGCGGTTCATCTTTTAACTGTGCAACACCCCCAAAAATGAACAAGGTAATGCTCGATATAGAAATATGGTATCTTTGGGAAATATACGAATGGGAAAGCTCATGGAAGGCGACTGAGACAAAAAGCAGCAGGGCCGCCAGTGTGCCTTTTATCCAGTAAGCAGCTACTGGGAGCTCCGGTGCGGCCTTCGGAAAATAATGGGTAGACAAAGACCATGTTATCAAACCAAAGACAATAAACCACGAGAAATGCACCCGTATTGGTATCCCCATTATCGTTGCAATTTTCCACGAACCATGTGTCAATGATTTGTTCATGTTATTTCTCCTTTTTCTGTATATTTTCGGTTTCATAATAAATTGGCACTTTTTAGCCTGCTCTATTCATGGCGAGAATCACGTAACCCGGCCCATTCAGTCAAAAAAGAAATTGTATATCTAAGGCTTCTCTCAAGAGAATAAATAACCCACCCCCTCTAGCCCCTCCGAGGAGGGGAATAGAAAAATGTCTCCTCTCTGGAGGAGATTCAGGGGTGGGTAAAACACGTAACACTACCTTCACTTTCTTATGCATAGGCAATTTTCATCTGGACGGTTT contains:
- a CDS encoding polyprenyl synthetase family protein, producing MEPVGIFDSIKVLMDEVETRFQKELQPRTNSLADLIVHISRYKGKRLRPALVLLSGKCVGGIVPQHIDLAVVVEMVHTATLVHDDIIDEASMRRHVESINSKWGREISILFGDYLFSRGFTILSSLDSQIATLLLSQTVNIMSEGELIQLQRRYDLGLSENDYFDIIERKTASLCAASCRLGAAFAGANRKVSDMLSNYGLKIGIAFQIVDDCLDVMGTEEEIGKSLNTDIQKGKLTLPLIRLVNQLPKNKLETARGLIFQHDAKDTKNAIIELLTEHDAVEYAFNTAKNVVKQAQEEIAPLPDSQYKTTLIELADYIVTRRT
- a CDS encoding twin-arginine translocase TatA/TatE family subunit → MISMPGGWEWIIIGIIVFIIFGKKLPNTMKIMGKTFANFRHGLKGVEEEVKDVKQIKNDIDIITKLKIG
- a CDS encoding MBL fold metallo-hydrolase, which translates into the protein MIPSHIRGIISLMKDIPETDFIKFLGTAGARIVVSKQLRASGGMWYSLQGFNVLVDPGPGCLVRCISSRPKMDPMKLDAIILTHRHLDHAADVNVMIEAMTEGGFKKRGILYTPEDALTEDPVVFKYVRSYISQIEIIKEGGRYSLSDAVSFETPLKHHHPSETYGINFFTPHYTISLIVDTRYFPELLKHYKGDVLIINVVRYTVDKGTKSWLYHLSIADVKEVVTALKPKVTILNHFGMTMIKAQPRKVAERLSKETGLKIIAAGDGMKFSLADIEK
- a CDS encoding magnesium transporter encodes the protein MLFLKKPNKNRAKFKYSTEVFAVLVDDTTHTALESIRNSTLSGNFFYCYVTDKEGKLVGVVPLRKLITSYKELKISDIMIHNPIRLTIDFSIEDAMEYFLVYKFVAFPVVNGQGKLVGIARANDFIEDTLAFEQSAEKMRDDLLKIIGIQLEEFRKPTVIKSTFLRFPYLLFNISSGLVCAFITRLFDKTIDEFIFIAFFITIILGLAESIGTQAVAVTLSQIEKTIKLKRFVLYEVLVGAKIGLLCGGVLYAVSFFWLGNQSFSITLSLTILLTLVNASFLGCSLPIFFKKIGINPAHASCPLVLAIADIVSLTSYFSLGTYMLK
- a CDS encoding site-2 protease family protein, coding for MNKSLTHGSWKIATIMGIPIRVHFSWFIVFGLITWSLSTHYFPKAAPELPVAAYWIKGTLAALLLFVSVAFHELSHSYISQRYHISISSITLFIFGGVAQLKDEPPDPKAEFRIAIAGPISSFLLSGIFFLIAINTAGGPSALFSYLARINLILGVFNLIPGFPMDGGRVLRAALWSRTKDFFYATKKASNFGQTIALFFLLFGLFLVFTGSSGGLWLLLLGWFLYMAAQSSYQQATLHEVLSGIKVKDVMARDLVTLNSSLTIDEAVDKYFLRYGYGYGGFPVMDDGKFLGIVTLKEIKDIPRKDWSGVKVSDIFVPHSKKWEITPDSDVMRALELMIKEDKGRIIVMENDKAVGLITRNGIARYLQIKGK